Part of the Spinacia oleracea cultivar Varoflay chromosome 5, BTI_SOV_V1, whole genome shotgun sequence genome, GTTATCTAATTTTAACAGTACTCAATTAGCAAAGTGGGGcatataatttaagtttcaagtGAAGAGCCAATAAGACCCTTGGCAGTGTTCTTAGGTTAACTGGCTCTTTATTCCACCTGAAGGACCGCTGTTTCGAACTTAACACTCTGAACTGGTTAATGGCAACTCAGATGTTATATTTCAGGCCAAAAACATGAATCTTTTTTAGAAATGGCCAAGTCTAACATATTATCACATACTTCCTCCGagttttaatactcgcaacatttgtgtattttacactattcacatattctattttgactattgttggtgatttataggaaaaataaaacataatcacgtaggatcttgttagattcgtctcaattcttattttcaaaatattaactttttataatttttgcataaagagaattaaaaatattaatgatcaaagttgtgcataagcatgcgtgaaagtgaccaACGTTGCAAGTAATAAAATCAGAGGAAGTATATGATGCATCTGTTGAACTCTATTCCTGTCCTTGAAAAGATTAATATTTAGGAAATATGAAGTACGACGAGGTCTAGTAAACTACCTGTTCACTGTCTGAGATGTAACTCTTTAACAAAATCATCCCTGGCCTCAGCACTCTTTCTCTAGGCTCCTTATCCACCTTAGGTTCTTTTACTTCATCCGAAAAATATTGAGGTTGTCTCAGAGACATGGAATCATCAGCTTCACACTGGAAAATATCAAACACTTCAGCAGGGCCGCAGCTCTTTGAATGTGTTTTCCTACTACTACTGTCATCTTTCAGAGTATGCTTGGTGGGTTTTTCTTTCCTGGAATGTTGTTTCTTTCGCTTTCCAAAGCTGACAGGCAAAGAGTAGTCTTCCAATTTGCGTGTACAGTTTACATCAAGCAAAGATTCATTCTCTTTCAATGAACCTTTTCCCGAGCTACTACAACCAGGGCTCGCAGAAGGCAACAAGCATTTATTTTTGTGGTCAGCATCTAAAAAAGAAGCAAGATGAGTTTGCTCCAAACAAGAAACGGGCATCTTCAATTTAGATGTTTTAGCCTGATGAGTCACTTCAATAACAGAAGACTGGTTGTTGGTTGCAGATAAGGAGCAACTTGTATTCTTGCTATTTTTAGTTGAAGCATTAGGCTGCTGCTGGTTGGTTTTCAGACCCAGATGTTTTGATATGGCAGCTATACTGTCAATCGATATTCTCCTTTGAGCTGTTTTTCTGATGACAGGGGCTTCTTGCTTCTCACTAAAAGTgccatttcttttattcatctCAACCTGTTCTCATTATAAATAATACAATAAAAGTAATGGATTTAGAATTACCTCAACTCAAAAATACTTATAGCAGTCATGCATCATGAGGAAAATAACGAAAATAGTCATTTATATAACTTGCTGCAAACTTTACAAATTTCCCCAAATACTGTAACATTAGTCCAGAAAACGATGGCCATACATACATTATAGAAACATCAGGCATTAGATACATTTTAATACAACACATATAACCCCACTACTGCTATGCATATGCAAGTTTATTACATATGCAAGTTACATTATAACCATGAAAATATCAAAATATACATTCTTTGTGTGTTTTAGTCGAGGTAATGTTCTTTTAATTTCGACAAAGTATCTACATAAACGATTTAAAAAGCTAGTGAAAATTACCCCTGACCGAGTGACCATTACACAATCATGGATGATGGACAACTAGAAGACATTAATCAGTCAAAATGTTGCATGTATTAAGAAACGGGGTAAGTACTACTTAAGATGATACATTGATACGCTTCCTCCCAACTTCAACGGGATAGGGGTAAGAGAAAAAAACAGAGGATTTAAGTATTTAACATGGGTGCACAGTTGCACACGATGGAATTGTTACTTTGATTTCCAAAACAGCTGAAGCCCATTTTCACAATAACAATCCTCCTACTCTATGTATGCACTATGTGCTATTTTATCTTCAAATTGACATTCAAGTCCCGACCTTTTTTTTTCGAGAAATCTATCAAACTTATGAGTTATTATTTTAAGGATTTTATCACACTGGTAGAGAATAGAATTCTCTTAAGATCTCTTTGTATATTTAACTTTTAGTCGCATTAGGTTGACTACTGCTGTTACTCACCTATAAATTGATCAATGGAATGCATTCCAATTTGAGGAGTTTCACAAATCTAATGTACCAAGTACCGCAACTAGGTGCTCTTCAGTACCTTACTTTTATTCGCACTGGTATAGTTTATACGGTACAACATGTGTGTCATTTTATGCATGGTTCCTGAGAACCACACTTCAACGCATTAAATCGCATTGCGATACGTTAGGGCACCATCTGGGTCAAGTGAATATCAATAAGTCGCAAACGGTATTGCCGAGACATGTTGGCTTCATAATCTCTCATTGGAGCTATTGAGCTACATTAACACACTAAACACGTTGTTCGGGAGAAAGATTCATTTGGTCAAGTAGGGTGCTTCATGTTCAAGTTTCATTTAAGGCTCCATTTGGtaaggtgtaaaacgttttcattaaAGATTTtgcaagggaaaacacaattccaaactagttttcctttgtttggtacctTAAGAAAAATGGGAggagatggtgaagattgaggggaagaaaggagagggaggtaaggaggaaagaaggaaaagtggtttccctccctttgaaatggaaaagggttttccacctttgagagagtcatggaaaattgttttccattccTTACCCAACTAacacaacgtaaaatgattgaaaagaggaaaatcgttttccataaaaacgttttacgccctaccgaACGGAGCCTAAGTATGGGAGCTTCATGTTTCTCCAAGATACATATCCATCGCAACcattatttttggattttagAAACCGTTAAATTTTAACGTATGACCTCCTCCAACTATGACTGCAAGGTGTGGTAGAAAATAGAATTATGTTAGGACATATTTGTATATTACTCCCTCTTTATATAATTCAGCGGTGCACTTTTCATAATCGGCCGGCCATATTTTAGTAATGGTGCACTTTCCATTTATGGAGAATTTCCATTTACTTTATAATTTCCTTCTCAGTCCAATACTCCATGGACCTCACTAATCATATTTTATCATTTATTTTGtcttttatttcctttaaatactttaaTACCTCTACTATCTTTTTATTACGATGGCTTATACTCCATTTACTCACTTACCAACTCCGTGCAAGTTAAAATGCACCACTTGATTATATAAGGAGGGAGTAGAATTATAGTCACATTAGGTTTAATAACATAATTAGGACTAATGATGAAACCCAAAATATGATCAATGGAATACAATTTGAGAAGTTTCACAAATCTAATAAACAGTTTCATGTATCCATGATCTAACTTGCAGTGAATAATCTTGAGTAAATTCAACTAACAACCCCATAAATTAaccttaacaaacaacaattTCAGTTTATCGTTCATCAAATTTACTAAAGTTAGATGGAAAATGACTGAAGAACATAAATACTCCGCAGTGTATTAGATTGAATTTACTCAAAATTTAACAAAGATTGAGAAAAAGAGAAGAGCAGAGAATTACTTACATGGGGGATTCTTGATGATGAAATTGATATTCTTCTACAAATGTACGGAAACACAAGAACTGGACGGAAGAAAGGAAGTCGCAGGAACATAAATACGGTGCCGTTTCAAGGAGAATACTGTTTTCGAGGGAAGAAAATAGATCAAACACTTCAACTTTACTTGAAACTTAAAAGGGGTTGAATGTTGGAACTTGGAACTTACTTCCACATAAATTCTGGGAAAAAGTGAATGGGCCTCATTTAGTCATTTTTCCGCTCTTATTTGGGCTGCTCACATTCTTAGATGTTCAAGGGTTCAACATGGACCATGTACATGATGCGCATTTTGATCTCGGATGGATGTATGAATGTACTCCCtctatattttaaaaagagatacatttttcttaaacggttgtattttttaaaagaggtacacttttttttttgacatgttttcgTCTCCATTttcattatattaatatttctctctttctcgtGGTCCCCACACTTattcacatcatctttttattattataaataattcacctactaccccactttcatcttattttaataaattcaactcactctccAAAATCTATGTGCCGGTCAAAATGTATCTCTTTTTGAATTGCGAAGGGAGTATAAATTTAAAGATATTTGGTTTTGTGAATGTCAACTAGCTTAGTTGTTAAAGTGTTAGTGGGGTGATACacaagacttgtgatcaatttttgtattatttttatatttcttgtttcccccccccccccccctcatctttattttttaattttgtaggTGCGTGTAATTTAGAGTGTTTTTTTTACGCAAAGAAGaagatattatattatattaaaacATGAAAGCACAATTCAATCTTTACAAAAGCTACGGGCGAGACACCAAAAACTTGCAGCCCGTAGTAGCAAAAGCTAGATAgattaaaaaccctaattcctaCCCAAAAAAACAGTTCCCCCTCTACTGACTATTTGCCCACTAAACGATTTCATCTAAAGAAGAAAGGAGGAACACTAAAACACCCAACTCACTCCTTAACATTCGACGACTGTCCTTGCTGTGCATCTGATTTCTTTTTGACATTGACCAACTGGGTTGTGACTTTGGTGGGGATTGTACCAAACATTATctctgttgttattgttgtggaCGGCACTGCCTCTGGTGGTGGTGGGATCTCCAAATCAATGACTTGTGTATTACTCTATGCGTGCTCCAGATGAAGATTCACCTATCTCCTTCAAATTGTATAAGTTTCAAGGACCGAACTAATTGCATTACCTGGTCAAGAAAAGTCAAATTCAGTTTTCAAAAGCAACAAAACCATCCATGGTACACATCTTAACCTTCACCACCCTATTATAGTATTATGTTATCCTAAAAAATTATGTTTGGGTTCATGATTTTGAATTATACTGGTAGCTGGCTGCGGGCGTTGCGCGCAGTGTGgctggaaatttgaaatttggtaTCGTTGGTGTTCTAGTATTCTACGAGTATATGAAATAGTCGTGTATCACAAAAGTGAACTTATTAATCAACATACAATTTTGGATATTTCGGATTTGAAATCTCAACTTGGCTAAAATACAACATAACTCAGCCCTCTCTCTCAAGGTTCTAGACTTCTTAAAGCGGCTCACGACCCATTTGCACTAAACCCAGTTGCATTtattacacaaacactataaatatgccTCCCCGGTGCATATACCAAGGTACGCTAATTTATTGTATTCACACACACTTTAACTTAGAGAACTCTCTCTACTCTCAAACCTAGTACTTACTTAGGAATCGGAGAGGCTTTCCTCGAAACACCACCGAGGCTAGTTAACTTATTTGTGTGCAGGTATTTTGAGCCAAAATACTCTCAAGAACAAGCTAGATCTTCTACTATTACGAAAGAGCTTTCATCCGAAACTCATTATTTCATACCCGaaacaattaatatgattttgtATTTTAATAGGATGTTAGCATTGTTCAATATATTCTAATCACTAcaattatatacgaagtatatagcAATCCTTGACATTTAGCTATCCACTTTACTcaacatgttaaaaaaaattaaaaaacaaaaaaaggaaaaaaaaaaaaagcaatccTTGACATTTAGCTATCCACTTTACTGTTCATAAGGGATTTcacatgttaaaaaaaaaatttaaaaaaaaaggaaatttttttttttttaaaaaaaaagttaaataaaataggtGTTATTGTTCATAAGGGATTTCTCCCACTTTTTAAGGGTTATAGATAAGAAGGGCTTGTCATAATCTTTAAGATACTTGTTCACaaatttcacaaattcttatttacatgggatgtacgataaatattgtacaccgaagttaaagttgacgtaATATGcgtaaaagttacccttatatgtgtaaaagttatatactttttagtaataaaaattttcattttaataaaaaaatatttcttcaaaatcactaataatgcatttaacactttaaaatgtttatctattaaatgttttttaataaaatataaaagttagagaaaaacaagtaaaagttagagaaaggtgagtaaaagttatgttgatgcacaataaatttattgtacaacttgtgcatgcaagaccttttgcacAAATTTTGAATTATATATGTATTTAAAGACCAAGATACACATCATGGTCGTGTATTCAAGATACGATTTTTAAGTGTTGTTTGATCCATTCTACTCCATGATGAACAGTATCGAATACAAACATTACTCATAGTTTTTAAGTGGTGTTTGATCCATTCTACTCATCATGGAGTGTTATATGTTTTAAGTAATGTGTGTATTCGATGCTGATTTGTTGATTATAGTTGAAACCACATAAGTAAATACGTCGAATCAACAATGATCACAATAACTATGAATCGTTTCAGTTAAATTTAAGTTATTATGGTCTTATGGACTTCACATTTAGcttaaattgtgattatgaatacAATTGGATCAGATCGCAATCTCCATTTTAAAATTTACTTATTAGTATAAAgtttaatacttcctccattccttAAATATCACACAATAAACTTTTGGGGACTGCAGCCAATAGTATCCCTAAAGCTAATATACCTATTTTGAGATCAGGTCCTAGGCTATCCACTGAAGCTGCAACGTCTCTGTGTAGTCCAGTTACTCATGGTGAGATTGATGCTGCTTTAAGTAGTATTGATGATAGTAAGGCTCCAGGCCTTGATGGGTTCAATTCTGTTTTCTTTAAGAAGGCATGGCATCTTATTAAAGCATATGTGTATAGAGCTGTACAATTCTTCTTTCAAAGCAAGCAAATGTATATGGGTGTGAACTGCACTTCAATCACCTTAGTTTCTAAGTTGGTAAATGCTTCTCATGTGAAAGA contains:
- the LOC110790223 gene encoding LOW QUALITY PROTEIN: uncharacterized protein (The sequence of the model RefSeq protein was modified relative to this genomic sequence to represent the inferred CDS: inserted 2 bases in 1 codon); translated protein: MFLRLPFFRPVLVFPYICRRISISSSRIPHVEMNKRNGTFSEKQEAPVIRKTAQRRISIDSIAAISKHLGLKTNQQQPNASTKNSKNTSCSLSATNNQSSVIEVTHQAKTSKLKMPVSCLEQTHLASFLDADHKNKCLLPSASPGCSSSGKGSLKENESLLDVNCTRKLEDYSLPVSFGKRKKQHSRKEKPTKHTLKDDSSSRKTHSKSCGPAEVFDIFQCEADDSMSLRQPQYFSDEVKEPKVDKEPRERVLRPGMILLKSYISDSEQVSIARKCRELGVGPGGFYRPGYKYGAKLRLHMMCLGLDWDPQTREYQKRRLIDKSKPPDIPIEFSELVKRAMLDSLALIRRDYQVSDAEDILPQMNPDICIVNFYSETGRLGLHQDRDESRESLVKGLPVVSFSIGDSAEFMYGDERDVNNAEKLILESXDVLIFGGPSRHVFHGVTSIIPTSAPPFLFEQTRLVPGRLNLTFRQY